From one Tepidisphaeraceae bacterium genomic stretch:
- a CDS encoding thiamine phosphate synthase codes for MGQFINSSVLRLLDANFNRAREALRVLEDYARFIRDDAGLSESLKTLRHDLTAATAPHVAAAIAHRDTPGDVGTMIGTPAEARRDDLAHVVTAAGKRMGEALRAIEEYLKTIDADVSQQVEQIRYRFYAIEQRIAETLRPAACGFAEVRLYVLITESQCKTHWLDAARQAIEGGADCLQLREKDMESGELLRRAKDFVALCREHGVISIINDRPDIAALSDADGVHVGQGDLPIAAVRQLLGRGKIVGVSTHTIEQARAAEEAGADYIGVGPVFPSSTKPRDFLPGLDFARAVAAEIQIFAIAIAGITLENVDEVLATGVKAVAVTAAVVGADDVRAAARDMTRRLSPSSVGQAFLPVSPPASPPALPSLPPGKGTVHRRHLPHYDIGDVTYFLTFRLAGGRLSARERHLVYDHVLRGHGRFYRLFAAVVMPDHVHMLVRPMNDYSLSDIGKGTKGVSAKLVNEHRKQAGQVWQDETFDRVIRDRREFEEKLQYVLHNAMTKGLVDDPWMYPELFILDRKV; via the coding sequence GTGGGTCAATTCATCAACAGTTCCGTATTGCGTTTGCTCGACGCCAACTTCAACCGCGCCCGCGAGGCGCTGCGGGTGCTGGAGGACTACGCCCGCTTCATTCGCGATGACGCCGGCCTGAGCGAATCGCTGAAGACCCTGCGGCACGATTTAACGGCCGCCACTGCGCCCCACGTCGCCGCCGCCATCGCCCATCGCGATACGCCCGGCGACGTCGGCACGATGATCGGCACGCCCGCAGAAGCAAGGCGCGACGACCTGGCCCACGTGGTGACGGCCGCGGGGAAACGCATGGGTGAAGCGCTGCGCGCGATCGAGGAATACCTGAAGACGATCGATGCGGATGTGTCCCAGCAAGTCGAGCAAATCCGTTACCGCTTCTACGCGATCGAGCAACGGATTGCCGAGACCCTTCGCCCCGCCGCCTGCGGTTTCGCAGAGGTGAGGCTGTACGTGCTGATCACCGAATCGCAGTGCAAGACCCACTGGCTGGACGCCGCCCGCCAAGCCATCGAGGGGGGTGCCGATTGCCTGCAGTTGCGCGAGAAAGACATGGAATCGGGCGAACTGCTCCGCCGGGCAAAGGACTTCGTGGCACTGTGCCGCGAGCACGGCGTGATCAGCATCATCAACGACCGCCCGGACATTGCCGCCCTATCTGATGCCGACGGCGTCCACGTCGGCCAAGGCGACCTGCCCATCGCCGCGGTGCGTCAACTGCTGGGCCGCGGCAAGATTGTCGGCGTGAGCACGCACACGATCGAGCAGGCCCGCGCCGCGGAAGAAGCCGGGGCGGACTACATCGGCGTGGGCCCCGTTTTCCCCAGCAGCACGAAGCCCCGCGACTTCCTGCCCGGCCTGGACTTCGCCCGCGCCGTCGCCGCGGAGATCCAAATCTTCGCCATCGCGATCGCGGGGATTACGCTGGAGAACGTCGACGAAGTTCTGGCGACGGGCGTAAAGGCGGTCGCCGTTACCGCCGCGGTGGTGGGCGCCGACGACGTGAGGGCTGCGGCGCGTGACATGACGCGCCGTTTATCCCCCTCTTCTGTAGGACAGGCATTCCTGCCTGTCTCTCCCCCCGCCTCTCCCCCCGCATTGCCTTCTCTTCCCCCAGGAAAGGGAACGGTTCACCGCCGCCACCTCCCACATTATGACATCGGAGACGTCACTTACTTCCTCACCTTCCGCTTGGCTGGTGGCCGTCTATCCGCCAGGGAACGACACCTCGTTTACGACCACGTTCTGCGTGGCCACGGTCGCTTCTACCGGCTATTTGCTGCCGTCGTCATGCCCGATCACGTTCACATGCTCGTACGGCCGATGAACGACTACAGTCTGTCGGACATCGGCAAGGGCACGAAGGGCGTCTCGGCCAAGCTCGTCAACGAACATCGAAAGCAAGCCGGTCAGGTGTGGCAGGACGAGACGTTCGATCGCGTTATTCGCGACCGGCGAGAGTTCGAAGAGAAGTTGCAGTACGTATTGCACAACGCGATGACGAAGGGGCTCGTGGACGATCCTTGGATGTATCCCGAGTTGTTTATTCTGGATCGGAAGGTGTGA
- a CDS encoding site-specific DNA-methyltransferase: MNSRKLAFELGLKSIKGRAAVSRAAGPVCAIRPSLYNGAGMPDVNQIIQGDSIKILNDGPEGWVDLVFADPPFNIGYLYHGYDDKKDVDEYLNFSRQWMQAVYRALKPTGSFYLAIGDEFAADLCVIARREIGFNMRNWIVWHYTFGQQTKKKFAKSHTHILYFSKTAPDAGLSNITFNADAVRVASARQTTYADHRANPKGKLPDDVWYLRPQETPEPYFNADSDTWNVSRVCGTFKEREGWHGCQMPIGVLNRVILASSNPGDVVLDPFNGSGTTVVSAAMLGRKYVGIDQSEEYVNYARKRLEHVLEAAKTGDPKAAGDAAAPIALSTATNPKRSSKVMTKTDAFGRPRVARRRAAAKTA, from the coding sequence ATGAATTCACGCAAACTCGCGTTCGAACTGGGGTTAAAGTCCATTAAGGGTCGGGCGGCGGTGTCGCGGGCGGCGGGTCCTGTTTGCGCCATCCGGCCCAGCCTCTACAATGGGGCCGGTATGCCCGACGTAAACCAGATCATCCAAGGCGACAGCATCAAGATCCTCAACGACGGGCCGGAGGGCTGGGTCGATCTGGTCTTCGCCGACCCGCCGTTCAACATCGGCTACCTGTATCACGGGTACGACGACAAGAAGGACGTCGACGAGTACCTGAACTTCAGCCGTCAGTGGATGCAAGCGGTCTACCGCGCGCTCAAGCCCACGGGCAGCTTCTACCTGGCCATTGGCGACGAGTTCGCCGCCGACCTTTGCGTGATCGCCCGTCGCGAGATCGGCTTCAACATGCGCAACTGGATCGTGTGGCACTACACGTTCGGCCAGCAGACGAAGAAGAAGTTCGCCAAGAGCCACACGCACATTTTGTACTTCAGCAAGACCGCGCCCGACGCCGGCCTGTCGAACATCACCTTCAACGCCGACGCCGTCCGCGTCGCCAGCGCGCGCCAGACGACGTACGCCGACCACCGCGCCAACCCCAAGGGCAAGCTGCCCGACGACGTCTGGTATTTGCGCCCGCAGGAAACGCCTGAGCCGTACTTCAACGCCGATAGCGACACGTGGAACGTCAGCCGCGTCTGCGGCACGTTCAAGGAGCGCGAGGGCTGGCACGGCTGTCAGATGCCCATCGGGGTGCTGAACCGCGTCATCCTCGCCAGCAGCAACCCCGGCGACGTCGTCCTCGACCCGTTCAACGGCAGCGGCACGACCGTGGTCAGCGCCGCCATGCTCGGCCGCAAGTACGTCGGCATCGACCAGAGCGAGGAGTACGTCAACTACGCCCGCAAGCGCCTCGAGCACGTGCTGGAGGCCGCCAAGACCGGTGACCCCAAGGCCGCCGGCGACGCCGCCGCCCCAATCGCGCTTTCGACGGCGACGAACCCGAAGCGCAGCAGCAAGGTGATGACCAAGACCGACGCCTTCGGCCGCCCCCGCGTCGCCCGCCGCCGCGCCGCGGCGAAGACGGCGTAA
- a CDS encoding MazG nucleotide pyrophosphohydrolase domain-containing protein — MTPSPLTIAEFQQHIDKLYSTADRARGTAGTWLWFSEEIGELARALARGDNRANLEEEFADVFAWLCTLANINDVDMETVIRRKYLSEGSKTTPK; from the coding sequence ATGACCCCATCCCCCCTCACCATCGCCGAGTTCCAGCAGCACATCGACAAGCTCTACTCCACCGCCGACCGCGCACGCGGCACCGCGGGAACGTGGCTGTGGTTCTCCGAAGAAATCGGTGAGCTCGCCCGCGCCCTGGCCCGCGGCGACAACCGCGCCAACCTCGAAGAGGAATTCGCCGACGTCTTCGCCTGGCTCTGCACGCTCGCGAACATCAACGACGTCGACATGGAAACCGTCATCCGGCGGAAATACCTCAGCGAAGGTTCCAAGACGACGCCGAAGTGA
- a CDS encoding tetratricopeptide repeat protein: MDRRIALLIAAVTALPSSAFAADPISRQTLPYKWVEPLMPEAAAEPEYREYYDALDKAKAQLAAGQYRRVLVTLRGAGDVEPATMATVRAKALSALGRHAEALASLDAIGNDSPPAAIALRAMILIDLGQPRDAVEIATAAIAKHPTAPRLHAVLGNAHEAIGDLDAALRSYAWFTQPPQDYLNKFAGNPDAFEDAEELTVITSAIDRWAALSGAYRDNVGLHGQIYDMFTRAYDVIDRTYTPARVAAAAYAMSHDEDGEAQQLLQTAMEANPNDPASLNLMGRLAVSVFNFDAADAMILRLRDVNDASATADLLESRNLLQQRRPKEAEVPIRRVLAAKPRNLEAMGLLAATYALRLEEAQMTTTLKEVEQIDPDNATAYLEVADQLGAMRQYPRAAAMYEIAIERAPNWTDPRNGLGLLYTQSGDEDDARRVLEGARALDPFNARTTNYLRLLDEMEGYAVKETPHFIIMYDAKADPIIPEYFGDYLESIYKEVTGNFQHEPKDKTIIEVFPTHDGFSVRTTGSPWIGTVGASTGRVIAMVSPRKGEKTMGPFNWAGVLRHEFTHTVTLAATDNRIQHWMTEGLAVLEENVPLRWEWVPMLYAAVQNDTLFRMDELTWGFVRPKKPSDRQQAYAQSFWVCQYIQEKYGHDTILKMLEAFRNAERQEDVFPRLTGRSMSQFFEDFRSWAQQQTSTWGYDEKTSAKVDVLRAEGEALIKAKQYAAAVPVWEEIAALRPMDALPHQRLAGLFVSKAVNQPEKAVEHFLALHQVELKDNRYAKRIARIYRDTDKLPEAQKFALESVYVNPYDLDAHKLLREIAEKAGDEKTVERQNRSIAAMERLSPAEKPEQE; encoded by the coding sequence ATGGATCGAAGAATCGCGTTGCTCATCGCCGCCGTCACTGCGTTGCCGTCGTCCGCGTTCGCGGCCGACCCGATCAGTCGCCAGACGCTGCCGTACAAGTGGGTCGAGCCCCTGATGCCCGAGGCCGCCGCCGAGCCGGAGTATCGCGAGTACTACGATGCGCTCGACAAGGCCAAGGCGCAGCTGGCGGCCGGGCAGTACCGGCGTGTGCTGGTCACGTTGCGCGGCGCGGGCGATGTGGAACCCGCCACGATGGCGACCGTGCGGGCCAAGGCGCTGTCGGCACTGGGAAGACACGCCGAAGCGCTGGCGTCGCTGGATGCCATCGGCAACGATTCACCGCCGGCCGCGATCGCGCTGCGCGCGATGATCCTGATCGATCTCGGCCAGCCGCGCGACGCCGTCGAGATCGCAACTGCGGCAATCGCCAAACATCCCACCGCCCCACGGCTGCACGCCGTGCTGGGCAACGCGCACGAGGCCATCGGTGACCTTGACGCGGCGTTGAGGTCGTACGCCTGGTTCACCCAGCCGCCACAGGACTATCTGAACAAGTTCGCCGGCAATCCGGATGCGTTCGAGGACGCCGAGGAACTGACCGTCATCACGAGCGCGATCGACCGCTGGGCGGCGCTCAGCGGGGCCTACCGCGACAACGTCGGCCTGCACGGGCAGATCTACGACATGTTCACGCGCGCCTACGACGTCATCGACCGCACCTACACACCCGCGCGCGTCGCGGCGGCGGCGTACGCGATGAGCCATGACGAGGACGGCGAGGCCCAGCAACTGCTGCAGACGGCGATGGAGGCCAACCCCAACGACCCCGCCTCGCTGAACCTGATGGGCCGCCTGGCCGTCAGCGTCTTCAACTTCGACGCCGCCGACGCCATGATCCTGCGCCTGCGCGACGTAAACGACGCCTCCGCCACCGCCGACCTGCTTGAATCACGCAACCTGCTGCAGCAGCGTCGCCCGAAGGAAGCCGAAGTGCCCATTCGCCGGGTGCTGGCCGCCAAGCCGCGGAACTTGGAAGCGATGGGGCTGCTCGCCGCGACGTACGCGTTGCGCCTGGAAGAGGCCCAGATGACAACGACGTTGAAGGAGGTCGAGCAAATCGATCCCGACAACGCCACCGCCTATCTCGAGGTGGCCGACCAGCTTGGCGCCATGCGTCAGTACCCGCGGGCCGCCGCGATGTACGAGATCGCGATCGAGCGTGCGCCGAACTGGACCGATCCGCGCAACGGCCTCGGCCTGTTGTACACGCAGAGCGGCGATGAGGACGACGCCCGCCGGGTGCTGGAAGGCGCGCGCGCGCTCGACCCGTTCAACGCGCGCACGACGAACTACCTGCGCCTGCTCGATGAGATGGAAGGCTACGCGGTCAAGGAGACGCCGCACTTCATCATCATGTACGATGCCAAGGCCGACCCGATCATCCCCGAGTACTTCGGCGATTATCTCGAAAGCATCTACAAGGAAGTCACCGGCAACTTCCAGCACGAGCCGAAGGACAAGACGATCATCGAGGTCTTCCCGACGCACGACGGCTTCTCGGTGCGCACGACGGGCTCGCCGTGGATTGGCACGGTGGGCGCTAGCACTGGGCGGGTGATCGCGATGGTCTCGCCGCGCAAGGGTGAGAAGACGATGGGCCCGTTCAACTGGGCGGGCGTGCTACGGCACGAGTTCACGCACACGGTGACCTTGGCCGCGACCGACAACCGCATTCAGCATTGGATGACCGAGGGCCTGGCGGTGCTGGAAGAGAACGTGCCGCTGCGCTGGGAATGGGTGCCCATGCTCTACGCCGCCGTGCAGAACGACACGCTGTTCCGCATGGACGAGCTGACGTGGGGCTTCGTGCGCCCGAAGAAGCCCAGCGACCGCCAGCAGGCGTACGCGCAGTCGTTCTGGGTGTGTCAGTACATTCAAGAGAAGTACGGCCACGACACGATCCTGAAGATGCTCGAGGCCTTCCGCAACGCCGAGCGGCAGGAAGACGTCTTCCCGCGCCTCACCGGCCGCAGCATGTCGCAGTTCTTCGAAGACTTCCGCAGCTGGGCGCAGCAGCAGACCAGCACATGGGGCTACGACGAGAAGACGTCGGCCAAGGTCGACGTTTTGCGGGCCGAGGGTGAAGCGCTGATCAAGGCCAAGCAGTACGCCGCCGCCGTGCCGGTGTGGGAAGAGATCGCGGCGCTGCGCCCGATGGACGCCCTGCCGCACCAACGGTTGGCGGGTTTATTTGTCAGCAAGGCCGTGAACCAACCCGAGAAGGCGGTCGAGCACTTCCTGGCGCTGCACCAGGTGGAACTGAAGGACAACCGCTACGCCAAACGTATCGCCCGCATATACCGCGATACCGACAAGCTGCCGGAGGCCCAAAAGTTCGCGTTGGAAAGCGTCTACGTGAACCCGTACGACCTCGACGCGCACAAGCTGCTGCGGGAGATCGCCGAGAAGGCCGGCGACGAAAAGACGGTGGAACGCCAGAACCGCTCGATCGCCGCAATGGAACGGTTATCGCCGGCGGAGAAGCCGGAGCAGGAGTGA
- a CDS encoding TraR/DksA C4-type zinc finger protein translates to MAKTSKNRTVPSSGKSKGKSRPVAVAKPKLKKAAAKPASKPTPARSKAKPLVKSKPATKPVAKATTKSAKVAKSAKPMLVVRKAVTAVTATKPTTGAIVKTVTASKVAVATTKGTAIIAKATKAVIAKASAVAKPIIAPLVEAKPEKVKKKLPPEPAYRPPLQESVPTNGKPRKNQAGLLTKELEHFRDLLIEKRREIVGDMSSMEREALRSGGGGLSSLPVHMADMGTDNYEQEFTLGLVEKDRNLLREINAALAKIQNGTYGLCEGTGNPISKARLEAQPWARFSIEHARQMERQRGIR, encoded by the coding sequence GTGGCCAAGACATCGAAAAACAGGACCGTCCCGTCATCCGGCAAGAGCAAGGGCAAATCACGCCCCGTCGCTGTTGCCAAACCCAAACTCAAAAAGGCCGCAGCCAAGCCCGCCAGTAAGCCCACGCCCGCCCGCAGTAAGGCCAAGCCCCTGGTAAAGTCGAAGCCGGCCACCAAGCCGGTGGCGAAGGCCACGACGAAGTCGGCCAAGGTGGCTAAGTCAGCCAAGCCCATGCTAGTGGTCCGCAAGGCGGTGACCGCCGTCACCGCTACGAAGCCGACCACCGGCGCAATCGTCAAAACCGTTACCGCCAGCAAGGTCGCCGTCGCGACCACCAAGGGCACGGCGATCATCGCGAAAGCGACCAAGGCCGTCATCGCCAAGGCCAGCGCGGTCGCCAAGCCGATCATCGCGCCACTGGTCGAGGCCAAGCCCGAGAAGGTCAAGAAAAAGCTGCCCCCCGAGCCGGCCTACCGCCCGCCGTTGCAGGAATCGGTGCCCACCAACGGCAAGCCGCGCAAGAACCAGGCCGGTCTGCTGACCAAGGAACTGGAACACTTCCGCGATTTGCTGATCGAGAAGCGCCGTGAGATCGTCGGCGACATGAGCAGCATGGAACGCGAGGCCCTGCGATCCGGTGGCGGTGGCCTGTCGTCACTGCCCGTCCACATGGCCGACATGGGCACCGACAACTACGAGCAGGAGTTCACGCTCGGCCTGGTCGAAAAGGACCGCAACCTCCTGCGCGAGATCAACGCCGCGCTGGCCAAGATTCAGAACGGCACCTACGGCCTGTGCGAAGGCACCGGCAACCCGATCAGCAAGGCCCGCCTTGAGGCCCAGCCGTGGGCGCGGTTCTCGATCGAACACGCCCGGCAGATGGAACGCCAGCGGGGCATTCGGTAG
- a CDS encoding signal peptidase II — MTCAIGLTIDLVTKVWAFGRLAESVVWDETGRVHVFARDAIQFIPGWLHFEAVANQGAVFGIGQGQRWLFLIVSAGAIGLLTYLFLQSGRARFYQIVLGMLLAGVLGNMYDRMVHGFVRDMFHVFPDMQWPAFVQNALSFIPYFRGPIFPWIFNVADSFLCVGVAISIVYSFRAQGTDATEPGDDRTQDAKVADAKPQA; from the coding sequence GTGACATGCGCGATCGGGCTGACGATCGACCTGGTAACGAAGGTCTGGGCGTTTGGCCGGCTGGCGGAATCGGTGGTGTGGGACGAGACGGGCCGCGTGCACGTGTTTGCCCGCGATGCGATCCAGTTCATCCCCGGCTGGCTGCACTTCGAGGCCGTCGCCAACCAGGGGGCGGTCTTCGGCATCGGGCAGGGGCAGCGCTGGCTGTTCCTGATCGTGTCGGCGGGCGCGATCGGGCTGCTGACCTACCTGTTCCTGCAAAGCGGCCGGGCGCGGTTCTACCAGATCGTGTTGGGCATGCTGCTGGCGGGCGTGCTGGGCAACATGTACGACCGCATGGTGCACGGCTTCGTGCGCGACATGTTCCACGTCTTCCCGGACATGCAATGGCCGGCGTTCGTGCAGAACGCGCTGTCGTTCATCCCGTACTTCCGCGGGCCGATCTTCCCCTGGATCTTCAACGTCGCCGACAGTTTTCTGTGTGTGGGCGTGGCGATCTCGATCGTCTATAGCTTCCGCGCGCAGGGGACCGACGCGACCGAGCCCGGCGACGACCGCACGCAGGACGCCAAGGTTGCCGACGCCAAACCGCAGGCGTAA
- the ribD gene encoding bifunctional diaminohydroxyphosphoribosylaminopyrimidine deaminase/5-amino-6-(5-phosphoribosylamino)uracil reductase RibD, with protein MTPDPNLIDAEFIRRAIGLAQSARGRVEPNPMVGCVIVKDGRIIGQGCHQQYGGPHAEPNALAACSESPTGATAYVTLEPCCHLNKQTPPCAPRVIAAGIARVVYGCLDPNPDVNGRGVAMMRHAGVQVDGPVLEAACKQLIAPFIARTMLRRPYVTLKWAETADGHVAAATGEPRLKITGPVADRVVHALRARCDAIAVGTNTVLADDPLLTARDVSPARPLLRVVLSNTLKLPIESRLVASAGEHAVIVFCAQSAADTAPRTVAELQQRGVEVIALPTRDENRFSFADVLTTLHARRVTHLLIEPGPTLARHMIPRNQVDRIWVFRSRAAMIETRGLPASPIPADYALTGQCELGSDLLSEYLNPHSAAFFAADPSADLRLAGGEG; from the coding sequence ATGACGCCTGATCCCAATCTCATCGATGCTGAATTCATCCGCCGGGCGATCGGCCTGGCGCAATCCGCGCGTGGGCGGGTCGAGCCCAACCCCATGGTGGGGTGCGTGATCGTGAAGGATGGCCGGATCATCGGCCAAGGTTGCCACCAGCAGTACGGCGGCCCACACGCCGAGCCGAACGCGCTGGCGGCCTGCAGTGAATCCCCCACCGGCGCGACGGCGTACGTGACGCTCGAACCTTGCTGTCACCTGAACAAGCAAACGCCACCGTGCGCGCCGCGCGTGATCGCCGCGGGCATTGCTCGCGTGGTCTACGGCTGTCTGGACCCGAACCCTGACGTGAACGGCCGCGGCGTTGCGATGATGCGCCACGCCGGTGTGCAGGTCGACGGACCGGTGCTGGAGGCCGCGTGCAAGCAGTTGATCGCCCCGTTCATCGCGCGGACGATGTTGCGGCGACCCTACGTAACGCTGAAGTGGGCCGAGACCGCCGACGGCCACGTGGCCGCCGCCACTGGCGAACCGCGGTTAAAGATCACCGGGCCGGTTGCGGATCGGGTCGTTCACGCGCTGCGGGCCCGCTGTGATGCGATCGCGGTCGGCACGAATACCGTGCTGGCCGACGACCCATTGCTGACCGCCCGCGACGTATCGCCAGCCCGACCGCTGTTGCGCGTGGTGCTGTCGAACACGTTGAAACTGCCGATCGAAAGCCGGCTGGTCGCGTCGGCGGGCGAGCATGCGGTGATCGTCTTCTGTGCCCAGTCCGCCGCCGACACCGCGCCGCGGACGGTCGCGGAACTGCAACAGCGGGGCGTCGAAGTCATCGCGTTACCAACGCGCGATGAGAACCGATTCTCGTTTGCCGATGTGCTGACGACGTTGCATGCCCGCCGGGTGACTCACTTGCTGATCGAGCCCGGCCCAACGCTCGCCCGCCACATGATTCCGCGGAACCAGGTGGACCGGATCTGGGTCTTCCGATCGCGCGCCGCGATGATTGAAACGCGCGGCCTGCCCGCCAGCCCGATACCGGCTGACTACGCGTTGACGGGCCAATGTGAGTTGGGCAGCGACCTGTTGAGCGAGTACCTGAACCCCCACAGCGCCGCGTTTTTCGCGGCCGATCCTTCCGCGGATTTGCGATTGGCTGGTGGCGAGGGGTGA
- a CDS encoding zinc-binding dehydrogenase: MSNRAVVVDPAVPERLVIKTVEDPQPLPSQAVVRVHAFSVNRGEVRYSMTAPAGRRPGWDLAGVVEQAAADGSGPKVGSRVVGLLLLGSWGERVAVPTNQLAEIPDDVSFAAAATLPVAGLTGLLSLGKGGSILARKVLVTGATGGTGDFTIQLAKLSGATVVATVRGADREAVVRRSGADHVIVGGDPSAAAEHGPFNLVIDSVGGPHFGKVLAMLAPAGTCVTFGTTAGGDVTINAQKFYGTGGASLYGFILFKEFAIETAGDGLRRLATLVSQGKLKPQIEIEENWEKVGEITAALTDRKFVGKAVLHVAQP; encoded by the coding sequence ATGTCCAATCGAGCCGTCGTCGTCGATCCTGCCGTCCCCGAACGTTTGGTCATCAAGACCGTCGAAGACCCCCAGCCGTTGCCCAGCCAGGCGGTGGTGCGGGTGCATGCTTTCTCCGTCAACCGTGGCGAGGTGCGATACAGCATGACCGCCCCCGCGGGCCGGCGGCCGGGGTGGGACTTGGCGGGCGTGGTCGAACAAGCCGCGGCCGACGGTAGCGGGCCGAAGGTGGGCAGCCGTGTGGTGGGGTTGCTGCTGTTGGGCTCGTGGGGCGAGCGGGTCGCGGTGCCGACGAACCAGCTGGCGGAGATTCCAGATGACGTGTCGTTCGCGGCCGCGGCGACGCTGCCGGTCGCGGGGTTGACCGGGTTGTTGTCGCTGGGCAAGGGTGGGTCGATTTTGGCCCGGAAGGTGCTCGTGACCGGCGCGACCGGTGGCACTGGCGACTTCACGATCCAACTCGCCAAGCTGTCGGGCGCGACCGTCGTCGCCACCGTGCGTGGGGCCGATCGCGAGGCCGTCGTGCGGCGAAGCGGGGCCGACCACGTGATCGTCGGTGGCGATCCGTCGGCAGCGGCCGAGCATGGGCCGTTCAACCTGGTCATCGATTCCGTCGGTGGCCCGCACTTCGGCAAGGTGCTGGCGATGCTGGCCCCGGCCGGCACCTGCGTCACGTTCGGCACGACCGCGGGTGGCGACGTGACGATCAACGCGCAGAAGTTCTACGGCACCGGTGGCGCGTCGCTGTACGGCTTCATCCTCTTCAAAGAATTCGCCATCGAAACCGCCGGCGACGGCCTGCGCCGCCTGGCGACGCTCGTGTCGCAGGGCAAGCTGAAACCCCAGATCGAGATCGAGGAGAACTGGGAAAAGGTCGGCGAGATCACCGCGGCACTGACGGATCGGAAATTTGTCGGTAAGGCGGTGCTGCACGTGGCGCAGCCGTAG
- the pheA gene encoding prephenate dehydratase produces MPAESDLAPLRQQIDQLDNEIVRLLNERAKVVVEVGKVKAQSNAPIYAPDREKAVLEKVRSLNKGPLSNRSLEAVYRELMSGSFALERPLKIGFLGPHGTFSHEASVGKFGHSVDYVPLTDIPAVFEEVMRGHIDYGLVPVENSIHGGVVDTLDAFLSSSAKICAEVLINVHHNLLARDPWEKIKTIYSKPEAFTQCRNFLGATAKDRDTQAAASTGRAAEMAATMPGVAAIGSRLAAEVHGLAILFENIEDNPDNVTRFFIISREPARRTGDDKTAIMFTTAHKPGALAEVLDVFRDSGINLTDIEKRPSKKVNWEYYFFIDAQGHADDPAMQKAINAAKAHCLQLTVLGSYPRAVEVL; encoded by the coding sequence ATGCCCGCCGAATCCGACCTTGCGCCGCTGCGACAGCAGATCGACCAGCTCGACAACGAAATCGTGCGCCTGCTGAACGAGCGCGCCAAGGTCGTCGTGGAGGTGGGCAAGGTGAAGGCCCAGAGCAACGCCCCCATCTACGCGCCCGACCGCGAGAAGGCGGTGCTGGAAAAGGTGCGGTCGCTGAACAAGGGCCCGCTGAGCAACCGGTCGCTGGAGGCGGTCTACCGCGAGTTGATGAGCGGCAGCTTCGCGCTCGAGCGGCCGTTGAAGATCGGCTTCCTCGGGCCGCACGGCACGTTCAGCCACGAGGCCAGCGTGGGCAAGTTCGGTCACAGCGTCGACTACGTGCCGCTGACCGACATCCCCGCCGTCTTCGAAGAGGTGATGCGCGGCCACATCGACTACGGCCTGGTGCCGGTCGAGAACAGCATCCATGGCGGCGTCGTCGACACGCTCGACGCGTTCCTGTCTTCATCAGCGAAGATTTGCGCCGAGGTCCTGATCAACGTCCACCACAACCTGCTGGCGCGCGACCCGTGGGAGAAGATCAAGACGATCTACAGCAAGCCCGAGGCCTTCACGCAGTGCCGCAACTTCCTGGGCGCGACAGCGAAAGACCGCGACACCCAAGCCGCCGCCAGCACCGGCCGTGCCGCCGAGATGGCCGCCACCATGCCCGGCGTCGCCGCGATCGGCAGCCGCCTGGCCGCCGAGGTGCACGGCCTGGCGATCCTCTTCGAGAACATCGAGGACAACCCCGACAACGTCACGCGCTTCTTCATCATCAGCCGCGAGCCCGCGAGGCGAACGGGTGACGACAAGACCGCCATTATGTTCACCACCGCCCACAAGCCCGGCGCGCTCGCCGAGGTGCTGGACGTCTTTCGCGACAGCGGCATCAACCTGACCGACATCGAGAAGCGCCCCAGCAAAAAGGTAAACTGGGAATACTACTTCTTCATCGACGCCCAAGGCCACGCCGACGACCCCGCCATGCAGAAGGCCATCAACGCCGCCAAGGCACACTGCCTTCAGCTGACGGTGCTGGGGAGCTATCCGAGGGCGGTCGAGGTGCTGTAG